The stretch of DNA GATCAGGTGCGGCAGATGCTCGACGATCAGCTGCACTCGATGAACTGTAGATCCGTCGTCGTGCCGAGCGGCGCGGCTCACGGTAGAATCCCGCCTGCATGAGCCGGCCGATCTCGCGCAAGCATCTCCTGCGTCTGGCTGGAGCGGCGGGTGGAGGCCTTGCGCTGGGCGCGGCCGGGTACACCCGTCTCGACGGCGGATCATCGGCAAGTGCCGAGTCCGATGTCGAGCCGTTCCACGGGACGTACCAGGCAGGCATCGTGACGCCGCAGCCGAAGTACCTCCAGTTCGGCTCGCTCGACGTGACGGCGACCGGCAAGGCCGGCCTGCGCGACCTGATGCGGTCGCTGACGGCGACGGCCGCCGACCTGACCGCCGGGAAGTCCGGCAGCGAGGCGTTCGATCCGGCGCGGCTCACGATCACCTTCGGCCTCGGGGCAAGCGTGTTCGACGCTCGCTTCGGCATCGCCGCACGCCGCCCGCCGGCGTTGGTGGACATGCCCGGCTTCCCGCACGACCGGCTGGAGCCGGACCTGACCGGCGGCGACATCGGCGTCCAGTGCACCGCGACGAGCCACGAGGTGGTCGACCGGGCGCTGCACGCGGTCGTGGCCGCCGCCGACGGCGCGGCCACGCTGCGCTGGTCGCAGTATGGCTTCGTGCGCGACCCGTTTCCCGGCGAGAAGGGCGAGACGCCCCGGAACATCGTCGGCTTCAAGGACGGGACCAACAACCTCAAGGTCGATGACACGGCCAAGATGCGCTCGAACGTCTGGGTGAACGCGGGCGACGGGCCGGGCTGGATGACGAACGGCACCTACATGGTCACCCGCAAGCTGACGGTGTTCGTGTCCAACTTCCTGACCGAGCCGCTCGACGTCCAGCAGTACGCGTTCGGCCGTTACAAGGCCACCGGCGCCCCCTTCGGGCAGAAGCGCGAGTTCGCCCCGGTCAACGTGAGCAAGGAGCCGCCGGACTGCCACATCATGGTCGCGAATCCGCGCAAGCCGGGCAGCGAGGCCGAGCGCATCCTCCGCCGCAGCTACACGTTCACCGACGGCTACGACGCCCAGATCTCGAATCCGACCGGCGGGCTCTTCTTCATCGCCTTCAACCGCGACCCGCGGCGGCAGTTCATCCCGATCCAGCGGCGGCTCGCGACCCACGATCGGTTCATGGTCGAGTACCCGGTTCCGCGGGGCAGCGCCATGTACGCCGTCCCGCC from Gaiellales bacterium encodes:
- a CDS encoding Dyp-type peroxidase, which translates into the protein MSRPISRKHLLRLAGAAGGGLALGAAGYTRLDGGSSASAESDVEPFHGTYQAGIVTPQPKYLQFGSLDVTATGKAGLRDLMRSLTATAADLTAGKSGSEAFDPARLTITFGLGASVFDARFGIAARRPPALVDMPGFPHDRLEPDLTGGDIGVQCTATSHEVVDRALHAVVAAADGAATLRWSQYGFVRDPFPGEKGETPRNIVGFKDGTNNLKVDDTAKMRSNVWVNAGDGPGWMTNGTYMVTRKLTVFVSNFLTEPLDVQQYAFGRYKATGAPFGQKREFAPVNVSKEPPDCHIMVANPRKPGSEAERILRRSYTFTDGYDAQISNPTGGLFFIAFNRDPRRQFIPIQRRLATHDRFMVEYPVPRGSAMYAVPPGTRPDGYVGESILA